From the Gordonia bronchialis DSM 43247 genome, one window contains:
- a CDS encoding alpha/beta hydrolase produces MLTRARKRLVAGLVALLAVSGATLVAAPQASAANGCTVENVRSNAMHRTIPVCIISAGGSNKPTLYLLDGLRAPNNNNGWLINTDVARWLNGKGANVAIPFGGAGSFYTDWEQRDPALGLNKWETFLTRELPRYMAARHGSDNRRNGIAGLSMSGTSALNLASRHPGFYQAVASYSGYPTVTMPGFTQGIQVAVAQTGGNANNMWGVYPLGQWFQNDPFLSANNLAGHYVYLSSGTGLGSRYDSSVNPTSPNFNPVRFSQMVPLETAASVSTQLYIPRIALVPGVKLTTNVKPDGVHWWDYWQSDFKQSWRTTFAPSFF; encoded by the coding sequence ATGCTGACACGCGCCCGTAAGCGTCTTGTCGCCGGACTCGTGGCCTTGCTGGCCGTGTCGGGTGCGACGCTGGTCGCCGCCCCGCAGGCCTCGGCTGCCAACGGCTGCACCGTCGAGAACGTCCGGTCCAACGCCATGCACCGCACCATCCCGGTGTGCATCATCTCGGCCGGCGGATCGAACAAGCCGACGCTGTACCTGCTCGACGGGCTGCGTGCGCCGAACAACAACAACGGCTGGCTGATAAACACCGACGTCGCGCGGTGGCTCAACGGCAAGGGCGCCAACGTCGCCATCCCGTTCGGCGGTGCCGGCAGCTTTTACACCGACTGGGAGCAGCGCGATCCGGCGCTGGGCCTGAACAAGTGGGAGACCTTCCTCACCCGTGAACTGCCGCGCTACATGGCGGCGCGTCACGGCAGCGACAACCGTCGCAACGGTATCGCCGGACTGTCGATGTCGGGCACCTCGGCGCTGAACCTCGCATCGCGCCACCCCGGCTTCTATCAGGCGGTGGCCTCCTACAGCGGCTACCCGACCGTCACCATGCCCGGCTTCACCCAGGGCATCCAGGTCGCCGTCGCGCAGACCGGTGGCAACGCCAACAACATGTGGGGCGTCTACCCGCTCGGCCAGTGGTTCCAGAACGATCCGTTCCTGAGTGCCAACAACCTCGCCGGCCACTACGTCTACCTGTCGTCGGGCACCGGCCTCGGCAGCCGCTACGACAGCTCGGTCAACCCGACCAGCCCCAACTTCAACCCGGTCCGCTTCTCGCAGATGGTTCCGCTGGAGACCGCCGCTTCGGTGAGCACCCAGCTCTACATCCCGCGTATCGCACTGGTGCCGGGCGTCAAGCTCACCACCAACGTCAAGCCCGACGGTGTGCACTGGTGGGACTACTGGCAGAGCGACTTCAAGCAGTCCTGGCGGACCACCTTCGCCCCGTCGTTCTTCTGA